A region from the Spirochaeta thermophila DSM 6192 genome encodes:
- a CDS encoding MarC family protein codes for MNLWATMITLLLIMDPFGNIPAFLAVLKNYTSEQRRRIIIREMFIALAVLLIFLLSGNLILDAMQIKKPALGIAGGVVLFFIAIRMIFPGTGSYTEEESEPLIVPLAVPFIAGPSAIAMITLLSTRYPAHRLELGLALGGAWLVSVLVLLGSELFQRLLGKNGLEAVERLMGMLLTAMAAQMLLDGIRDYLALAG; via the coding sequence ATGAACCTGTGGGCCACCATGATCACCCTTCTTCTCATCATGGATCCGTTCGGCAACATCCCTGCCTTTCTCGCCGTGCTCAAAAACTACACATCCGAACAGCGGAGACGCATCATCATCCGAGAAATGTTCATCGCCCTGGCGGTGCTCCTCATCTTCCTCCTCTCGGGCAACCTCATCCTCGACGCCATGCAGATAAAAAAGCCCGCCCTCGGGATCGCAGGCGGGGTGGTGCTCTTCTTCATCGCCATCCGCATGATCTTCCCCGGCACCGGCTCCTATACCGAGGAGGAGTCGGAACCGCTCATCGTGCCCCTCGCCGTGCCCTTCATCGCAGGACCGTCGGCCATCGCCATGATCACCCTGCTCTCCACCCGCTACCCGGCCCACAGGCTCGAGCTCGGCCTGGCCCTCGGGGGAGCGTGGCTGGTGAGCGTGCTCGTGCTCCTCGGCTCGGAGCTCTTCCAGCGCCTCCTGGGAAAGAACGGACTGGAGGCCGTCGAGCGCCTCATGGGCATGCTCCTCACCGCCATGGCGGCCCAGATGCTCCTCGACGGGATCCGCGACTACCTCGCCCTCGCGGGATAG
- a CDS encoding phytoene desaturase family protein, with amino-acid sequence MRDTDVIVIGAGIGGLTTAAYLARAGMDVHVFEQHTVPGGYVSSFQRKGFTFPGGTTSLCSSGIVLPILEDLGLHDRLRFIRADYQLSWETYDIPLHSSTQVCEAFSRVFPHERRHLKRYFSWVKAGEAAFKAMHESNVMFGGGKGALRTMCRLILKNPRAPWAMAKAHKQTNHDLLTRYFADPTLRRLLGILGYPVMDGLVTLGMWYSFFHDYHMPIGGMQVIPEAFVSYITGHGGTIHLGKGVSRILVKDRRVTGVRLEDGSEVSARYVVTAADMRTSLLGLLGEEHLPTPFLEALKKGSPSESMFVVYLGIDHDEELASSLNRFHANHVTFDPGEREPFHVV; translated from the coding sequence ATGAGAGACACCGATGTCATCGTGATCGGGGCCGGTATCGGGGGGCTCACCACGGCCGCCTATCTCGCCCGAGCCGGTATGGACGTACATGTCTTCGAACAGCACACCGTTCCCGGAGGATACGTCTCCTCGTTTCAAAGGAAGGGGTTCACCTTCCCTGGGGGGACCACTTCCCTCTGTTCGAGCGGGATCGTCCTTCCCATCCTGGAGGATCTCGGGCTGCATGACCGACTCCGATTCATCAGGGCGGACTACCAGTTGAGCTGGGAAACCTACGATATCCCCCTGCACTCCTCCACACAGGTGTGCGAGGCGTTCTCCCGTGTATTTCCTCACGAGCGCCGACACCTCAAACGCTACTTCTCATGGGTGAAGGCGGGAGAGGCGGCATTCAAAGCCATGCACGAGAGCAACGTGATGTTCGGGGGTGGAAAGGGTGCCCTCCGCACCATGTGTCGCCTGATACTCAAGAATCCCCGCGCCCCATGGGCCATGGCGAAGGCCCATAAGCAGACCAATCACGATCTCCTCACCAGGTATTTCGCCGATCCAACGCTGAGGAGGCTCCTCGGCATTCTCGGTTACCCCGTGATGGATGGCCTCGTGACCCTGGGCATGTGGTACTCCTTCTTCCACGACTACCACATGCCCATCGGAGGGATGCAGGTAATCCCCGAGGCATTCGTCTCGTACATCACGGGCCACGGCGGGACGATCCATCTCGGGAAGGGGGTGAGTCGCATCCTGGTAAAGGACAGGAGGGTCACAGGGGTCCGGCTGGAAGACGGAAGCGAAGTGAGCGCCCGATACGTGGTAACCGCCGCAGATATGCGCACTTCCCTCCTGGGATTGCTCGGGGAAGAGCACCTCCCGACGCCTTTCCTCGAGGCGCTGAAGAAGGGTTCCCCTTCGGAGTCGATGTTCGTGGTATATCTGGGTATCGATCATGACGAAGAGCTCGCATCGAGTCTGAATCGATTCCATGCGAACCATGTCACCTTCGATCCTGGCGAGAGGGAACCGTTTCACGTGGTATAG
- a CDS encoding nucleotidyltransferase family protein: protein MPRKSSSTVKVFYPRYSREEVLHHIRASLPLLREALPVLSVVLFGSYAKGTNTAFSDIDLLVVYQDPPRQDAYTLVKRSIPLRGLEPHVYARSEYEQVNDVVERMIEGGVRVV from the coding sequence ATGCCCAGGAAATCTTCGAGTACTGTAAAGGTCTTTTATCCTCGGTACAGTAGAGAGGAGGTGCTCCACCACATACGAGCATCCCTCCCTCTATTGAGAGAGGCGCTGCCGGTGCTATCCGTAGTGCTCTTTGGGTCCTACGCAAAGGGGACGAATACTGCTTTCAGCGATATCGATCTTCTCGTGGTCTACCAAGACCCCCCTCGGCAAGATGCGTACACACTGGTGAAGAGGAGTATCCCCCTCAGAGGCCTGGAACCCCACGTCTATGCACGAAGCGAATACGAGCAGGTGAACGACGTGGTGGAGAGAATGATAGAGGGAGGAGTGAGGGTGGTGTAG
- a CDS encoding IS256 family transposase, which translates to MKRGKTRALTETQYTLSGLMKQVEAQLREEVRHTYKTYLEHLLEALREEAVGRPRYARGEAEKPPYYRYGYRKWKSVQTPWGPIEEVRVPRIRTGGGKEVKLVAYEQRLVALTEQLLLGYVGGMSARRYAILLRELGIGEAHPQTILRIIKRLREEKERWRRRPLSGVKALVLDGVWGKLRGKGRRGLVVLSAVGVKEDGSHELLDWVVAEREERASYERLLTRLYERGLHEVELVVADEAEGIWQAVETVYPEAKKQVCLWHLERTLERTLLNELRGKEKRHVQEMRRAFRDAYRKLLAAREKEEAEKALEGFWKEWGARAPRMSAALLWRKERLFSYLELPYEWKEKVRTNALVENLFRHMRTFLRRYPGYMSRAHADEAVGLYVVGMQIHTQCGRRTPYQLQLNFNTPP; encoded by the coding sequence ATGAAGCGCGGCAAGACACGCGCACTGACTGAGACACAGTATACCCTCTCTGGCCTCATGAAGCAAGTAGAGGCCCAGCTCCGGGAGGAGGTACGCCACACCTACAAGACGTACCTGGAGCACCTCCTTGAGGCACTGAGAGAGGAGGCAGTAGGGCGACCGCGATATGCACGAGGGGAGGCTGAGAAGCCACCGTACTACCGGTACGGCTACAGGAAGTGGAAGAGTGTGCAGACCCCATGGGGGCCGATCGAGGAGGTACGCGTGCCCCGGATCCGCACCGGCGGGGGGAAGGAGGTGAAGTTGGTCGCCTATGAGCAGAGGCTCGTGGCCCTCACCGAGCAGCTCCTCCTTGGGTATGTGGGAGGGATGAGCGCGCGGAGATATGCCATCCTGTTACGGGAGTTAGGGATAGGCGAGGCCCACCCTCAGACGATCTTACGGATCATAAAGCGTCTTCGTGAGGAGAAGGAGCGGTGGCGGAGGCGGCCGCTTAGTGGGGTGAAGGCGCTCGTGCTGGATGGGGTGTGGGGAAAGCTGAGGGGAAAAGGGAGGAGGGGGCTGGTGGTCTTGAGTGCCGTGGGGGTGAAGGAGGACGGGTCTCATGAGCTCCTCGACTGGGTCGTTGCGGAGCGGGAGGAGCGAGCGAGCTACGAGCGACTGCTTACCAGGCTCTATGAGCGGGGGCTTCATGAGGTGGAGCTGGTGGTGGCCGATGAGGCTGAGGGGATCTGGCAGGCCGTGGAGACGGTGTATCCTGAGGCGAAGAAGCAGGTATGCCTCTGGCACCTTGAGCGGACCCTTGAGCGGACGCTCCTCAATGAACTGAGAGGTAAGGAGAAGAGGCACGTACAGGAGATGCGGCGGGCATTTCGGGATGCCTACCGGAAGCTTTTGGCGGCACGAGAGAAGGAGGAGGCGGAGAAGGCCCTTGAGGGGTTCTGGAAGGAGTGGGGAGCCCGTGCGCCGCGGATGAGTGCCGCACTCCTGTGGCGGAAGGAGCGGCTCTTCTCCTATCTGGAGTTACCCTATGAGTGGAAGGAGAAGGTGAGGACGAACGCCCTTGTGGAGAACCTCTTTCGGCACATGAGGACATTTCTTCGACGGTATCCTGGGTATATGAGCCGTGCCCATGCGGATGAGGCGGTAGGCCTCTACGTGGTGGGCATGCAGATACACACGCAGTGTGGGAGACGCACCCCTTATCAGCTCCAGCTCAATTTCAACACTCCTCCTTGA
- a CDS encoding DUF86 domain-containing protein, with translation MLDAISKIERHRGKGYEAFKENELIQVWMLYHLQIIGEAAARVDKDLRARTPFIPWEKIVGMRNLLVHEYFGIDLDEVWYTVEHDIPSLKASLERLLDER, from the coding sequence ATGTTGGATGCCATATCCAAGATAGAGCGACATAGGGGAAAAGGATATGAGGCATTTAAAGAAAACGAGCTCATTCAGGTATGGATGCTCTATCACCTGCAAATCATTGGAGAGGCCGCTGCACGGGTGGACAAAGACCTCCGGGCACGCACCCCTTTTATCCCATGGGAGAAGATAGTGGGCATGAGGAACCTCCTCGTACACGAATATTTTGGAATAGATCTCGACGAAGTATGGTACACGGTGGAGCATGATATCCCCTCGTTGAAGGCATCCCTCGAGAGACTTCTGGACGAACGGTAA
- a CDS encoding HEPN domain-containing protein has translation MERSQDWIDAAEGDLEHARHDLEKGFYNWACFSSQQAAEKAVKAVFQKIGAEAWGHSVFDLLEELSGSYEVPERLIEMALELDKAYIPTRYPDALPSGSPRTRYSRLEAERMITYAQEIFEYCKGLLSSVQ, from the coding sequence GTGGAACGGAGCCAAGACTGGATTGACGCAGCAGAAGGAGATCTCGAACACGCGCGTCATGATCTGGAGAAAGGGTTCTACAACTGGGCCTGTTTTTCCTCTCAGCAGGCTGCTGAGAAGGCCGTGAAGGCAGTGTTTCAGAAGATAGGAGCCGAAGCGTGGGGCCATTCGGTGTTCGATTTATTGGAGGAACTGAGTGGCTCCTATGAAGTGCCTGAGAGGCTCATCGAGATGGCACTCGAGCTCGACAAGGCCTACATCCCCACACGGTATCCCGATGCCCTCCCCTCTGGTTCTCCCAGGACCCGATACTCGAGGCTGGAAGCCGAAAGGATGATCACCTATGCCCAGGAAATCTTCGAGTACTGTAAAGGTCTTTTATCCTCGGTACAGTAG
- a CDS encoding class I SAM-dependent methyltransferase has translation MDFSRISGTYERAASVQRAASDVLLDLLGIKGSEDVLDVGCGTGGITKRIRGLTRGKVVGIDPSPGMIEEARKGVEGLDVSFELRGAEEMEYQEEFDVIFANSSFQWFEDPEKAIRNCHRALRRDGRIGIQAPARNVYCPNFLQAIEMVMRDDRTKRIFSRFRNPWFFLETAEEYRSFFEDCGFKVTFVELRSIVTLHTPQEVFRIFSSGAIAGYLNEAYYDIALTQEYIERFVEIVKGVFERQAEEDGMVRLRFNRIFLTGVKE, from the coding sequence ATGGATTTCTCCCGGATCTCAGGAACATATGAACGGGCGGCTTCTGTTCAGCGTGCAGCTTCGGATGTCCTGCTGGATCTGTTGGGGATAAAGGGCAGTGAGGATGTCCTGGATGTGGGGTGCGGTACAGGAGGCATCACGAAGAGGATCAGGGGGTTGACGCGCGGTAAGGTCGTGGGGATCGATCCCTCTCCGGGGATGATAGAGGAGGCCAGGAAAGGGGTCGAGGGACTCGATGTGAGTTTCGAACTCAGGGGCGCGGAGGAGATGGAGTACCAGGAGGAATTCGATGTGATCTTCGCCAATTCCTCGTTCCAGTGGTTCGAGGACCCCGAAAAGGCGATACGGAACTGTCATCGGGCGCTGAGAAGGGACGGCAGGATCGGCATCCAGGCTCCGGCGAGGAACGTCTATTGCCCTAATTTCCTCCAGGCGATCGAAATGGTGATGAGAGACGATCGAACCAAGAGGATCTTCTCCCGCTTCAGGAACCCGTGGTTCTTCCTCGAAACGGCTGAAGAGTACAGATCCTTTTTCGAGGATTGTGGATTCAAGGTGACCTTTGTGGAGCTCAGGAGCATCGTGACATTGCATACCCCCCAAGAGGTGTTCAGGATATTCTCATCCGGGGCGATAGCAGGGTATCTGAACGAGGCCTACTACGATATCGCGCTGACTCAGGAGTACATCGAGCGCTTCGTTGAGATAGTGAAGGGGGTTTTCGAGAGGCAGGCTGAAGAGGATGGTATGGTCCGTCTGCGCTTCAACAGGATATTCCTCACTGGGGTGAAGGAGTGA
- a CDS encoding nucleotidyltransferase family protein — MRPREILHAKKSLILRICESYGVSNVRVFGSVARGEATEASDIDLLVEFTQPVSLLDHAQLVRDLERITGCKVDVVSDKGIKPRIRERILKEARPL; from the coding sequence ATGAGACCTCGAGAGATCCTTCATGCGAAAAAATCACTTATCCTTCGGATCTGTGAATCCTACGGGGTTTCCAACGTCCGGGTATTCGGCTCAGTCGCCCGCGGGGAGGCCACTGAGGCCAGCGATATCGATCTCCTTGTGGAATTCACACAGCCCGTCTCGCTCCTCGATCACGCCCAACTTGTGCGGGACCTGGAAAGGATCACAGGATGCAAGGTCGATGTGGTAAGCGATAAGGGGATAAAACCTCGCATCCGCGAAAGGATTCTCAAAGAGGCCAGACCCTTATGA
- a CDS encoding acyl-CoA dehydratase activase → MDRELLVGLDVGSTTVKAVVLDPDSHEVLHARYRRHQAEQGRCSLELLEEVEARFPGVSLRVSVCGSGGEGIARALGAFFVQEVVANAVAVRIWYSHVRVAIELGGQDAKVIFFTRDERTGQLVASDMRMNGSCAGGTGAFIDQVAELLGISIEEFERYAAAGRTVYDISGRCGVFAKTDIQPLLNQGVSREDIAFSTFHAIAKQTIGGLAQGMEIRGPVIFEGGPCTFNPTLVRVFAERLGLGSDEVVVPSRPEVFVAMGAALAGVALFGEEESRYERGRSLERLAERVAEGGASAGEGRVFFASPEEEEAFFARHRREEFRPPVVAPGTELEVYLGIDAGSTTTKFVLLDTEGRVVNLFYAPNRGDPLLILRDALIRMRETYRKEGVNLRVKGAGTTGYGELLFAKAFGADYHTVETVAHARAAREVDPEVSFILDIGGQDMKAIWLHDGVISAITLNEACSAGCGSFLETYARSLGIPLDMIAPLAFRARRPSRLGSRCTVFMNSSIITEQKNGKGVDDILAGLCMSIIENVFTKVVRVRNFDLLGDHVLVQGGTFKNDAVLRAFELYTGKIPRRPALAGEMGAWGIALLVKEYVERREREEGSFVSGFWDLDRLEEFSFEKEPGLVCPFCANSCRRTVVRFSNGEYFVTGNRCERGAVLGDPEDPVVRSRVREASRRERGVPNTLELHAALLARPYEGPVVWDGSAPGVGVRGRAMVVGIPRVLEFWNSLPYWVGVFGALGFRVVVSRPSSYALFERGLAGVPSDTVCFPAKLAHGHVLDLVAQGAERIFMPMMIRVPKENRRAQGSEVCPVVQGYPMVVAKHEDTGRRYGVAFDHPAFHFFNERLRARQTVRFLVEEWGVDEAAAREAVRRGEEMLGAFRARMREEGRRVLAWLREDERRWAVLVASRPYHADGLVNHGLGRLFVREGVPVLTPDAVEELEEQEVERARMDSYNPFHTRMLASALWAGKHPQIELVQIVSFGCGHDAIISDEMQRILHETSDKEMLIVKLDEGDNPGPLSIRVKSFVESVRQRRTRGMGRVSRPLGRPFPRPYTRRDRERVVLIPNLSESFTYMSARILRMLGYKAEPLPVADERAIELGKKYVHNDICFPAQVNIGEHLAFLERGPYRPEQVVASFARNCIACRAGQYAMLARKAFDDAGYTDLPIVTTGKDDKGMHPGFLLSPAFHLNMLVGIAASDGLEYMLQRTRPYLDDPRMADSLFWTWLDRVASALERGWRAAFRALEAAVEAFNDLPVVRTLRKPRVGIVGEILMNYHPGANRRIAEYLERHGMEPLIPGIVDFFRRKNVVEEEMSRRELHPSPLILGLFTGIKDWAFDRVIRRLHAALERFTWKDPLYTIRNIAQKVKELIDLSYLIGEGWLLPGEIMMMAEQGVRSFVILNPFACMPNHITGRGMIKPVRERYPHIQILSLDYDPDVSFANIENRLQMLIMNARELERLPCPRCGPPEPVVE, encoded by the coding sequence ATGGATCGCGAGCTGCTGGTGGGGCTGGATGTGGGGTCGACCACGGTGAAGGCCGTGGTGCTCGATCCCGATTCGCACGAGGTGCTGCACGCCCGCTACAGGCGGCACCAGGCAGAGCAGGGGAGGTGCAGTCTCGAGCTGCTCGAAGAGGTGGAGGCGCGGTTTCCCGGCGTGTCCTTGAGGGTGAGCGTGTGCGGATCGGGAGGGGAGGGGATCGCCCGGGCGTTGGGGGCCTTCTTCGTGCAGGAGGTGGTGGCCAACGCGGTGGCGGTGCGTATCTGGTACTCCCACGTGCGGGTGGCGATAGAGCTGGGGGGGCAGGACGCCAAGGTGATCTTCTTCACCCGGGACGAGCGCACGGGTCAGCTCGTGGCCTCGGACATGCGGATGAACGGGAGCTGTGCGGGGGGCACGGGTGCCTTCATCGACCAGGTGGCCGAGCTCCTCGGGATCTCCATAGAGGAGTTCGAGCGCTATGCAGCGGCGGGCCGCACGGTCTACGATATCTCGGGCAGGTGTGGGGTGTTTGCCAAGACCGACATCCAGCCCCTTCTCAACCAGGGGGTCTCCCGTGAGGACATCGCCTTCTCCACCTTCCATGCGATCGCCAAGCAGACCATAGGGGGGTTGGCCCAGGGGATGGAGATACGCGGGCCGGTCATCTTCGAGGGGGGACCGTGCACCTTCAATCCCACGCTCGTGCGAGTCTTCGCGGAGCGGCTGGGGCTGGGGTCCGATGAGGTGGTGGTGCCCTCCCGGCCTGAGGTCTTCGTGGCCATGGGGGCTGCGCTCGCAGGGGTGGCGCTCTTCGGCGAGGAGGAGAGTCGGTACGAGCGCGGCAGGTCGCTCGAGCGGCTCGCGGAGCGGGTGGCGGAAGGTGGGGCCTCTGCAGGTGAGGGGAGGGTCTTCTTCGCCTCGCCCGAAGAGGAGGAGGCCTTCTTCGCCCGCCACAGACGGGAGGAGTTCCGGCCTCCTGTGGTCGCGCCTGGCACCGAGCTCGAGGTGTACCTGGGGATCGATGCGGGGTCCACCACCACCAAGTTCGTGCTCCTCGACACCGAGGGGAGGGTGGTGAACCTGTTCTATGCCCCTAACCGTGGGGATCCGCTCCTCATCCTTCGCGATGCCCTCATCCGCATGCGCGAGACCTACCGGAAGGAGGGGGTGAACCTCAGGGTGAAGGGGGCGGGGACCACCGGGTACGGCGAGTTGCTCTTTGCAAAGGCCTTCGGCGCCGACTACCACACCGTGGAGACCGTGGCGCACGCGCGGGCGGCCCGCGAGGTGGATCCCGAGGTCTCGTTCATCCTCGACATAGGCGGGCAGGACATGAAGGCCATCTGGCTCCACGATGGGGTCATCTCGGCCATCACCCTGAACGAGGCCTGCTCGGCGGGGTGCGGCTCGTTCCTCGAGACGTATGCCCGGTCGCTGGGGATCCCCCTCGACATGATCGCGCCTCTGGCTTTCAGGGCGCGCAGGCCGTCTCGGCTCGGCTCGCGGTGCACGGTGTTCATGAATAGCTCCATCATCACCGAGCAGAAGAACGGCAAGGGAGTGGACGATATCCTCGCAGGGCTATGCATGTCGATCATCGAAAACGTGTTCACCAAGGTGGTGCGGGTGCGCAACTTCGACCTGCTCGGGGATCACGTGCTCGTGCAGGGGGGGACGTTCAAGAACGATGCGGTGCTGCGGGCCTTCGAGCTCTACACCGGGAAGATCCCCCGCAGGCCGGCGCTCGCGGGGGAGATGGGGGCGTGGGGGATTGCCCTGCTTGTCAAGGAGTACGTGGAGCGGCGGGAGCGGGAGGAGGGGAGCTTTGTGAGCGGGTTCTGGGATCTGGACCGGCTGGAGGAGTTCTCGTTCGAGAAGGAGCCGGGGCTCGTGTGTCCGTTCTGCGCCAACAGCTGCAGGCGGACGGTGGTGCGGTTCTCGAACGGGGAGTACTTCGTGACCGGCAACCGGTGCGAGCGGGGTGCGGTGCTGGGCGACCCGGAGGATCCGGTGGTGCGGAGCAGGGTGCGGGAGGCCTCCCGCAGGGAGCGGGGGGTGCCGAACACGCTGGAGCTGCACGCCGCGCTCCTGGCCCGGCCGTACGAGGGGCCGGTGGTGTGGGACGGGTCTGCGCCGGGGGTGGGGGTGAGGGGGCGGGCGATGGTGGTGGGGATCCCGCGGGTCCTGGAGTTCTGGAACAGCCTGCCGTACTGGGTGGGGGTGTTCGGGGCGCTGGGGTTCAGGGTGGTGGTCTCGCGGCCGAGCTCCTACGCCCTGTTCGAGCGCGGGCTTGCGGGGGTGCCGTCGGATACGGTGTGCTTCCCGGCCAAGCTGGCGCACGGGCACGTGCTGGATCTGGTGGCGCAGGGGGCTGAGCGCATCTTCATGCCCATGATGATACGGGTCCCGAAGGAGAACCGCCGGGCACAGGGTTCGGAGGTGTGTCCCGTGGTGCAGGGCTACCCCATGGTGGTGGCGAAGCACGAGGATACGGGGCGGCGGTACGGGGTGGCCTTCGATCACCCGGCGTTCCACTTCTTCAACGAGCGGCTCCGGGCCCGGCAAACGGTGCGGTTCCTGGTGGAGGAGTGGGGGGTGGACGAGGCGGCGGCGCGGGAGGCGGTGCGGAGGGGCGAGGAGATGTTGGGGGCGTTCAGGGCGCGGATGCGGGAGGAGGGGAGGCGGGTGCTCGCGTGGCTTAGGGAGGACGAGCGGCGGTGGGCGGTGCTGGTGGCGTCGCGGCCCTACCACGCGGACGGCCTGGTGAACCACGGGCTTGGTAGGCTGTTCGTACGGGAGGGGGTGCCGGTGCTCACGCCGGATGCGGTGGAGGAGCTGGAGGAGCAGGAGGTGGAGCGGGCGCGGATGGACAGCTACAACCCGTTCCACACACGCATGCTCGCGAGCGCGCTCTGGGCGGGAAAGCACCCCCAGATCGAGCTCGTACAGATCGTGAGCTTCGGCTGCGGGCACGACGCCATCATAAGCGATGAGATGCAGCGTATCCTCCACGAAACCTCGGACAAGGAGATGCTCATCGTCAAACTCGACGAGGGCGACAACCCCGGCCCGCTCTCCATCAGGGTGAAGTCGTTCGTGGAGAGCGTGCGGCAGCGCCGGACGCGGGGCATGGGGAGGGTCAGCCGGCCGCTGGGCAGACCCTTCCCGCGGCCCTACACCCGCAGGGACAGGGAGCGGGTGGTGCTCATCCCCAACCTCTCCGAGAGCTTCACCTACATGAGCGCCCGCATCCTCCGGATGCTCGGCTACAAGGCAGAGCCCCTCCCCGTGGCCGACGAGCGGGCCATCGAGCTCGGCAAGAAGTACGTGCACAACGACATCTGCTTCCCGGCCCAGGTGAACATCGGCGAACACCTCGCCTTCCTCGAGCGGGGTCCCTACCGGCCCGAGCAGGTGGTGGCGAGCTTTGCCCGCAACTGCATCGCCTGCCGGGCAGGCCAGTACGCCATGCTTGCCCGCAAGGCCTTCGACGATGCCGGCTACACCGACCTCCCCATCGTCACTACGGGGAAGGACGACAAAGGGATGCACCCCGGCTTCCTCCTCTCCCCTGCGTTCCACCTCAACATGCTTGTGGGGATCGCCGCCTCGGACGGCCTGGAGTACATGCTCCAGCGGACCCGCCCCTATCTCGACGATCCGCGTATGGCCGACTCCCTGTTCTGGACCTGGCTCGACCGCGTGGCGAGCGCCCTCGAGCGGGGGTGGCGGGCAGCCTTCCGGGCCCTGGAGGCCGCGGTTGAGGCCTTCAACGACCTTCCTGTGGTGCGCACGCTCCGCAAGCCCCGGGTGGGGATCGTGGGCGAGATCCTCATGAATTACCACCCCGGGGCCAACCGGCGCATCGCCGAGTACCTCGAGCGTCACGGCATGGAGCCGCTCATCCCCGGGATAGTGGACTTCTTCAGGCGAAAGAACGTGGTGGAAGAGGAGATGAGCCGGAGGGAGCTCCATCCCTCCCCCCTCATCCTCGGGCTTTTTACCGGGATAAAGGACTGGGCCTTCGATCGGGTTATACGTCGCCTGCACGCGGCCCTCGAGCGGTTCACGTGGAAAGACCCCCTCTACACCATTCGTAATATTGCGCAGAAGGTGAAGGAGCTGATCGACCTCTCCTACCTCATCGGCGAGGGATGGCTCCTTCCCGGCGAGATCATGATGATGGCCGAGCAAGGGGTGCGCTCGTTCGTCATCCTCAACCCCTTTGCGTGCATGCCCAACCACATCACCGGCCGCGGGATGATCAAGCCCGTCCGCGAGCGCTACCCGCACATACAGATCCTCTCCCTCGACTACGACCCTGACGTGAGCTTTGCCAACATAGAGAACCGCCTTCAGATGCTCATCATGAACGCGAGGGAGCTGGAGCGGCTCCCCTGTCCCAGGTGCGGTCCGCCGGAACCGGTGGTGGAGTAG
- a CDS encoding FAD-dependent oxidoreductase codes for MSREAYREQKQKEAWRLIKEVEEFIPGLSAHIRVMESATPLTFERYTGNWRGATAGWNWDPSRNPRLHPSRDLGIRGLYFAGHWAHSPGGVPTAMITAWYVAQGLLQRNTGKGYDTAP; via the coding sequence ATGAGCCGTGAAGCCTATAGAGAGCAAAAGCAGAAGGAAGCCTGGAGGCTCATCAAAGAGGTGGAGGAATTCATACCCGGGCTCAGTGCGCACATAAGGGTGATGGAGAGCGCCACCCCTCTCACGTTCGAACGGTATACCGGGAACTGGCGCGGGGCCACCGCGGGATGGAACTGGGATCCATCCCGTAATCCCCGCCTTCACCCTTCCAGGGATCTGGGCATAAGAGGGCTCTACTTCGCAGGTCACTGGGCACACTCCCCCGGAGGGGTGCCCACCGCCATGATCACGGCATGGTACGTCGCTCAGGGGCTTCTGCAAAGGAATACGGGCAAGGGGTACGACACCGCGCCGTGA
- a CDS encoding TetR/AcrR family transcriptional regulator — MSPRDREENTRIRDERREQILSGALEVFIQKGYTATKIHEIAAVAGISHGLVYHYFRSKEEIYAELVGRLVRSTEATARVAHESGDPRSTLLRVLDLMLQGMEKEPAYYILAAQIMLMAEALPSQANDIFRSGMESARAVAAVIAEGQRTGCFREGDPLQHFVLLYSAITGLAITRNTSLKMGGEPVTVDAATLLRLIESRRSTEEPRTERSLEQTPE; from the coding sequence ATGTCACCACGAGATCGGGAAGAAAATACAAGGATCCGGGATGAGCGAAGGGAACAGATACTCTCCGGCGCACTGGAGGTCTTCATCCAAAAGGGCTACACGGCGACAAAGATCCATGAGATCGCTGCAGTCGCCGGTATCAGCCACGGACTGGTCTACCACTACTTCAGATCGAAAGAAGAGATCTATGCAGAACTGGTCGGCCGTCTCGTGAGGAGCACGGAAGCAACCGCCCGAGTCGCACACGAATCCGGGGATCCGCGGTCCACGCTCCTTCGTGTACTGGATCTCATGCTTCAGGGGATGGAGAAGGAACCGGCCTACTACATCCTGGCCGCTCAGATCATGCTGATGGCGGAGGCCCTCCCCTCCCAAGCAAATGACATATTCAGGAGCGGCATGGAGAGCGCCCGTGCCGTTGCCGCGGTGATCGCCGAAGGTCAGAGAACAGGCTGTTTCCGCGAAGGAGACCCCCTCCAGCACTTCGTCCTTCTCTATTCGGCGATCACCGGGCTCGCCATTACCCGGAACACGAGCCTCAAGATGGGAGGGGAACCGGTGACGGTGGACGCGGCCACCCTCCTGAGACTCATCGAATCCCGTCGGAGTACGGAGGAGCCACGCACCGAGCGTTCCTTGGAGCAGACTCCCGAGTGA